In Coregonus clupeaformis isolate EN_2021a chromosome 7, ASM2061545v1, whole genome shotgun sequence, one genomic interval encodes:
- the LOC121568854 gene encoding uncharacterized protein LOC121568854, giving the protein MSVANLVTFLLILLSSQGCRGEEETKNVSCASLRTGNTYKYCVDEKEKPKCVEWESVDSNNTSMWLAELCQHKKTTSAPNVIDVNYSCITLPECVNVNHIAISGLTNQEHWTNIIVSGASDEPKKPLEKSPEWQNKTTDNVKQDADQKNQDHNNTHPWLIPVVIAVPIIILIMLLGVGWIVYKKPKKGFPSQTNNDIEMNNMGTDSTNDHTDDLPPDAETLVQPQTNGQVLSDRDQGEEGVLGVEDGKPSDNDQADTESCQKTHADSPPLNVPKVVRESHLTDGAPGQGAGETSPLLCRSPGEEGVLEGEDRKPADSGGTDPESCQKTHAEPPDIRVNDKTKEPTPNAQSPGPPQMNGRHPMSNRVAEETTGLLDKQTLDKDQVRKPELIDKGHNNMESKRGEL; this is encoded by the exons GTGTCGGGGCGAAGAAGAAACAAAGAATGTTAGTTGTGCAAGCCTCCGAACTGGAAATACTTACAAATACTGTGTAGATGAGAAGGAGAAACCTAAATGCGTGGAGTGGGAATCAGTGGATTCCAATAAT ACTTCTATGTGGCTTGCGGAACTTTGCCAACACAAAAAGACTACATCAGCACCCAATGTGATTGATGTCAACTACTCCTGTATCACCCTCCCAGAGTGTGTGAACGTAAACCATATTGCCATAAGTGGTTTGACT AATCAGGAGCATTGGACCAATATCATTGTGTCTGGTGCATCAG ATGAGCCAAAGAAGCCTTTGGAGAAATCGCCTGAGTGGCAGAATAAAACTACAG ataaTGTGAAGCAGGATGCCGACCAGAAAAACCAAGACCATAACAACACTCACCCATGGCTCATCCCAG TTGTAATTGCTGTTCCCATTATAATTTTGATTATGTTGCTCGGTGTTGGTTGGATAGTGTACAAAAAGCCGAAGAAGGG GTTTCCAAGCCAGACCAATAATGATATTGAGATGAACAATATGGGAACAGACAG CACTAACGACCATACTGATGACCTGCCTCCTGATGCTGAGACTCTGGTTCAACCTCAGACGAATGGACAGGTGCTCTCTGACCG CGACCAAGGAGAGGAAGGCGTACTAGGAGTGGAGGACGGAAAGCCGTCAGACAATGACCAAGCAGACACTGAATCCTGTCAGAAGACACATGCTGATTCCCCTCCACTGAATGTACCCAAGGTTGTCAG GGAATCACACCTGACCGATGGGGCTCCAGGTCAGGGTGCTGGTGAGACTTCACCCCTCCTCTGCAG AAGCCCAGGAGAGGAAGGCGTGCTAGAAGGGGAGGACAGGAAGCCAGCAGACAGTGGGGGAACAGACCCTGAATCCTGTCAGAAGACACATGCTGAACCCCCTGACATCAG GGTTAATGACAAGACTAAGGAACCGACTCCTAATGCACAGAGTCCAGGACCTCCTCAGATGAATGGACGACATCCCATGTCTAACAGAGTAGCAGAGGAGACCACTGGTCTATTGGACAAACAGACCTTGGACAAGGACCAAGTCAGAAAACCTGAGTTAATA GACAAAGGACATAATAACATGGAGTCAAAAAGAGGAGAACTGTAA
- the LOC121568853 gene encoding uncharacterized protein LOC121568853, whose product MLLGVGWIVYKKLKKGFPGQTNNDIEMNNMGTDSTKDHTDDLPPDAETLVQPQTNGQVLSDRDQGEEGVLGVEDGKPPDNDQADTESCQKTHADSPPLNVPKVVRESHLTDGAPGQGAGETSPLLCRSPGEEGVLEGEDRKPADSGGTDPESCQKTHAEPPDIRVNDKTKEPTLNAQSPGPPQMNGRHPMSNRVAEETTGLLDKQTLDKDQVRKPELIDKGHNNMESKRGEL is encoded by the exons ATGTTGCTCGGTGTTGGTTGGATAGTGTACAAAAAGCTGAAGAAGGG GTTTCCAGGCCAGACCAATAATGATATTGAGATGAACAATATGGGAACAGACAG CACTAAGGACCATACTGATGACCTGCCTCCTGATGCTGAGACTCTGGTTCAACCTCAGACGAATGGACAGGTGCTCTCTGACCG CGACCAAGGAGAGGAAGGCGTACTAGGAGTGGAGGACGGAAAGCCGCCTGACAATGACCAAGCAGACACTGAATCCTGTCAGAAGACACATGCTGATTCCCCTCCACTGAATGTACCCAAGGTTGTCAG GGAATCACACCTGACCGATGGGGCTCCAGGTCAGGGTGCTGGTGAGACTTCACCCCTCCTCTGCAG AAGCCCAGGAGAGGAAGGCGTGCTAGAAGGGGAGGACAGGAAGCCAGCAGACAGTGGGGGAACAGACCCTGAATCCTGTCAGAAGACACATGCTGAACCCCCTGACATCAG GGTTAATGACAAGACTAAGGAACCGACTCTTAATGCACAGAGTCCAGGACCTCCTCAGATGAATGGACGACATCCCATGTCTAACAGAGTAGCAGAGGAGACCACTGGTCTATTGGACAAACAGACCTTGGACAAGGACCAAGTCAGAAAACCTGAGTTAATA GACAAAGGACATAATAACATGGAGTCAAAAAGAGGAGAACTGTAA
- the LOC121568855 gene encoding uncharacterized protein LOC121568855: MSFSSLFGLLLTNLLLIQGCWGEEETKNVSCASLQTGNTYKYCVDEKEKPKCVEWESVDSNNELCQHKKTTPAPNVIDVNYSCITLPECVNVNHIAISGLTNQEHWTNIIVSGASDEPKKPLEKSPEWQNKTTDNVKQDADQKNQDHNNTHPWLIPVVIAVAIIILMLGVGWIVYKKLKKGFPSQTNNDIEMNNMGTDSTNDHTDDLPPDAETLVQPQTNGQVLSDRDQGEEGVLGVEDGKPSDNDQADTESCQKTHADSPPLNVPKVVRESHLTDGAPGQGAGETSPLLCRSPGEEAVLEGEDRKPADSGGTDPESCQKTHAEPPDIRVNDKTKEPTPNAQSPGPPQMNGRPPMSNRVAEETTALLDKQALDKDKVRKPELIDKGHNDIESRRGEL, from the exons ATGTCATTTTCTTCTCTATTTGGTTTATTATTGACAAACCTCCTGTTAATTCAAG GATGTTGGGGCGAAGAAGAAACAAAGAATGTTAGTTGTGCAAGCCTCCAAACTGGAAATACTTACAAATACTGTGTAGATGAGAAGGAGAAACCTAAATGCGTGGAGTGGGAATCAGTGGATTCCAATAAT GAACTTTGCCAACACAAAAAGACTACACCAGCACCCAATGTGATTGATGTCAACTACTCCTGTATCACCCTCCCAGAGTGTGTGAACGTAAACCATATTGCCATAAGTGGTTTGACT AATCAGGAGCATTGGACCAATATCATTGTGTCTGGTGCATCAG ATGAGCCAAAGAAGCCTTTGGAGAAATCGCCTGAGTGGCAGAATAAAACTACAG ATAATGTGAAGCAGGATGCCGACCAGAAAAACCAAGACCATAACAACACTCACCCATGGCTCATCCCAG TTGTAATTGCTGTTGCCATTATAATTTTGATGCTCGGTGTTGGTTGGATAGTGTACAAAAAGCTGAAGAAGGG GTTTCCAAGCCAGACCAATAATGATATTGAGATGAACAATATGGGAACAGACAG CACTAACGACCATACTGATGACCTGCCTCCTGATGCTGAAACTCTGGTTCAACCTCAGACGAATGGACAGGTGCTCTCTGACCG CGACCAAGGAGAGGAAGGCGTACTAGGAGTGGAGGATGGAAAGCCGTCAGACAATGACCAAGCAGACACTGAATCCTGTCAGAAGACACATGCTGATTCCCCTCCACTGAATGTACCCAAGGTTGTCAG GGAATCACACCTGACCGATGGGGCTCCAGGTCAGGGTGCTGGTGAGACTTCACCCCTCCTCTGCAG AAGCCCAGGAGAGGAAGCTGTGCTAGAAGGGGAGGACAGGAAGCCAGCAGACAGTGGGGGAACAGACCCTGAATCCTGTCAGAAGACACATGCTGAACCCCCTGACATCAG GGTTAATGACAAGACTAAGGAACCGACTCCTAATGCACAGAGTCCAGGACCTCCTCAGATGAATGGACGACCTCCCATGTCTAACAGAGTAGCAGAGGAGACCACTGCTCTATTGGACAAACAGGCCTTGGACAAGGACAAAGTCAGAAAACCTGAGTTAATA GACAAAGGACATAATGACATAGAGTCAAGAAGAGGAGAACTGTAA